One Gemmatimonadota bacterium genomic region harbors:
- a CDS encoding N-acetyl-gamma-glutamyl-phosphate reductase gives MHKIPVGVFGASGYAGRELCGLLADHPHFSLAFATANAQRGERAFIGGREVRFIATDDAPLRGAELIFSALPHGASATWVERAQEHGARVVDLSSDLRPGHTSLDVPYGLTEVNRAALSGAEIIANPGCYPTAILLSLLPLLEGGLLRAESTVVVDAASGVTGAGNSPKPELLFGEVTENYRAYGVGNEHRHLPEMRALVQRHTDAVDLLFTPHLLPVARGILATVTVQLNAPIDDPLALWQSRFAGEPFVEVTDALPTLRDVQHRNVVRMTVRQAAQMRTPTLILLSAIDNLVKGAAGQAIQNANVSFGFNETAGLPR, from the coding sequence GTGCATAAGATCCCCGTTGGCGTATTCGGGGCCAGCGGGTACGCTGGCCGCGAACTCTGTGGTCTCCTGGCCGACCACCCGCACTTCTCGTTAGCCTTCGCGACCGCGAACGCCCAGAGAGGGGAACGTGCGTTTATCGGTGGGCGCGAAGTCCGCTTCATTGCAACGGATGACGCACCACTCCGGGGGGCAGAGCTGATCTTCAGTGCGCTCCCACACGGAGCCTCGGCCACCTGGGTGGAGCGGGCACAGGAGCATGGTGCGCGGGTGGTCGACCTGTCCTCCGACCTGCGGCCGGGCCACACCTCGCTGGACGTCCCCTATGGCCTGACCGAGGTGAATCGTGCGGCCCTCTCCGGGGCGGAGATCATTGCGAACCCGGGATGTTATCCCACCGCGATCCTTCTGTCGCTGCTCCCACTGCTCGAGGGCGGACTGCTGCGCGCGGAGTCCACCGTCGTGGTGGACGCGGCCTCCGGGGTCACCGGCGCGGGCAACTCGCCAAAGCCGGAATTGCTGTTTGGTGAGGTCACGGAGAACTATCGCGCCTACGGAGTTGGCAATGAACATCGCCACCTCCCGGAGATGCGAGCACTCGTCCAGCGCCACACCGACGCGGTCGATCTCCTCTTCACCCCGCACCTGCTCCCGGTGGCCCGGGGCATCCTGGCGACGGTGACTGTGCAGCTGAACGCTCCAATCGACGACCCGCTCGCCCTTTGGCAGTCCCGGTTCGCCGGCGAACCATTCGTTGAGGTGACGGATGCGTTGCCCACGCTGCGGGATGTGCAGCACCGCAACGTCGTGCGCATGACCGTCCGACAGGCGGCGCAGATGCGCACGCCAACGCTCATCCTGCTGTCGGCGATCGACAACCTGGTGAAGGGCGCGGCTGGCCAGGCCATCCAGAACGCCAACGTCTCGTTTGGCTTCAACGAGACCGCCGGCCTGCCTCGATGA
- a CDS encoding nitroreductase family protein, giving the protein MPDYPFVPLQHQRIPIEESLQRGRAFHAEMDRRRTTRHFSTDPVPREAIELAIRTAGTAPSGAHQQPWTFVAIADPELKRRIREAAEAEEHAFYHGRAPEGWIDALAPLGTDEHKPHLTDAPWLVVVFRQAHGVGPNDEKITHYYTQESVGIAIGLFIAAIHRMGLVSLTHTPNPMAFLAELLGRPANERAYLIMPVGYPARDARVPDIHRKPLEAIADFR; this is encoded by the coding sequence ATGCCCGACTACCCCTTTGTCCCGCTGCAGCACCAGCGGATCCCGATCGAGGAGTCGCTCCAGCGGGGCCGTGCGTTCCATGCCGAGATGGACCGGCGGCGCACCACGCGCCACTTCTCGACTGATCCCGTGCCGCGCGAGGCCATTGAGCTGGCGATCCGCACGGCCGGCACGGCCCCCAGTGGAGCCCACCAGCAGCCCTGGACGTTTGTCGCCATTGCCGATCCGGAACTCAAGCGGCGCATCCGGGAGGCCGCCGAGGCCGAAGAACACGCCTTTTACCACGGACGCGCGCCCGAGGGCTGGATCGACGCCCTCGCCCCGTTAGGCACGGACGAACACAAGCCGCACCTCACCGACGCGCCCTGGTTGGTGGTTGTCTTTCGCCAGGCGCACGGCGTCGGGCCCAACGACGAGAAGATCACGCACTACTACACGCAGGAATCGGTGGGCATTGCCATCGGGCTGTTCATCGCGGCGATCCATCGCATGGGGCTGGTCTCCCTGACCCACACCCCCAATCCGATGGCGTTCCTTGCCGAGTTGCTTGGGCGCCCGGCGAATGAACGCGCGTACCTCATCATGCCAGTCGGCTACCCCGCGCGGGATGCGCGCGTGCCGGACATCCACCGCAAGCCGCTCGAGGCGATTGCGGACTTTCGCTAG
- the argB gene encoding acetylglutamate kinase, translated as MTRVIKIGGRAQGDAALAPALVAAFAKGEPLCVVHGGGDEVTALQRALGQEPVFVNGRRATSPEELSLVRMVLSGTVNKRLVGAWLNAGLPAVGLSGEDGDLLVCDVFGDGSLGAVGQPRSAHPAVLRALLDAGFVPVISPVGRFAHDGSGCNVNGDDAAAAIAGALQASELLLVADVDGFRDATGATVAALDAGTAAAHITSGVATGGMIAKLEAALRALEYGVTRVRIGGVAAIADATRGTVITRAPLAATY; from the coding sequence ATGACGCGCGTGATCAAGATCGGTGGTCGCGCCCAAGGTGACGCGGCCCTGGCGCCGGCTCTTGTCGCTGCCTTTGCCAAGGGCGAGCCGCTCTGCGTTGTGCACGGTGGTGGTGACGAGGTCACCGCCCTGCAACGCGCCCTCGGGCAGGAGCCGGTGTTCGTCAACGGACGTCGTGCGACATCGCCGGAGGAACTTTCGCTTGTGCGGATGGTGCTTTCGGGCACGGTGAACAAGCGCCTGGTCGGCGCATGGCTCAATGCCGGCCTGCCGGCGGTGGGTCTCTCCGGTGAGGATGGCGATCTTCTCGTCTGCGACGTATTCGGCGACGGGTCGCTGGGGGCGGTCGGCCAGCCGAGATCTGCCCATCCTGCCGTGCTGCGTGCGCTGCTCGACGCGGGCTTTGTGCCGGTCATCTCGCCGGTCGGGCGCTTTGCCCACGACGGCAGCGGCTGCAACGTCAATGGTGACGACGCCGCGGCGGCCATCGCCGGTGCCCTCCAGGCCAGCGAATTGTTGCTGGTCGCCGACGTGGACGGCTTTCGCGATGCCACGGGTGCCACGGTGGCCGCGCTCGACGCCGGGACCGCCGCGGCCCACATCACGAGTGGCGTGGCGACCGGTGGAATGATCGCCAAGCTGGAGGCCGCCCTTCGCGCCCTCGAATATGGCGTGACCCGCGTGCGCATTGGTGGCGTCGCGGCGATCGCCGATGCGACCCGCGGCACCGTCATCACGCGCGCCCCGCTCGCGGCGACGTATTAA
- a CDS encoding acetylornithine transaminase, which yields MTPPVNTAVTPSLLPTYKRAPMEFVGGEGVELIDSDGKRYLDFTSGIAVNALGYGDAGLQQAMKQAADGLVHVSNLFRTAPGEQLADALVQLSFADRVFFCNSGAEANEGAFKIARRWARGIGGPAKHEILAFRGAFHGRLFGTLAATDRPNYRMPFRPLAGGISIMERDLEDLDLALNAETVAAVILEPIQGEGGVRVLDTEFVRRVRELTKARQIALIFDEIQCGLGRTGQVFAYEHLGVTPDIMTLAKPLAGGLPMGAILATETVASAMQPGDHGTTFGGGPFVASVALHVVGRLSDQTMLAHVRAMGALLHDGLEAMMERTDRIRAIRGRGLMLGIDVTEPAGEVIARARDAGMLLVSAGDHTIRLLPPLVITAGDITRGLAVLETALAG from the coding sequence ATGACGCCTCCCGTGAACACCGCCGTCACCCCGTCCCTCCTCCCGACGTACAAGCGGGCCCCCATGGAGTTCGTGGGTGGTGAAGGCGTTGAGCTGATCGACAGCGACGGCAAGCGCTACCTCGACTTCACCAGCGGCATTGCCGTGAATGCGCTGGGGTACGGGGATGCCGGCCTGCAGCAGGCGATGAAGCAGGCAGCGGACGGCCTGGTCCACGTCTCCAACCTGTTTCGCACGGCCCCTGGCGAGCAGTTGGCGGACGCCCTCGTCCAACTGTCGTTTGCTGATCGCGTCTTCTTCTGCAACTCCGGGGCGGAGGCGAACGAGGGGGCCTTCAAGATCGCCCGTCGGTGGGCGCGCGGAATCGGCGGTCCCGCGAAGCATGAGATCCTTGCGTTCCGGGGGGCGTTTCACGGTCGCCTCTTTGGCACCCTGGCCGCCACCGATCGCCCCAACTACCGAATGCCTTTCCGGCCGCTGGCGGGCGGGATCTCGATCATGGAGCGCGACCTCGAGGACCTGGACCTGGCGCTGAATGCGGAGACCGTGGCCGCAGTCATCCTCGAACCGATCCAGGGGGAGGGCGGGGTGCGCGTGCTCGACACGGAATTCGTGCGTCGCGTGCGTGAACTCACGAAGGCGCGCCAGATCGCCCTCATCTTCGACGAGATCCAATGCGGGCTGGGCCGGACCGGGCAGGTCTTTGCGTACGAACACCTGGGGGTCACGCCGGACATCATGACCCTCGCCAAGCCGCTTGCGGGGGGGCTGCCCATGGGTGCCATCCTTGCCACCGAGACGGTGGCGAGCGCCATGCAACCCGGCGACCACGGAACGACTTTCGGTGGCGGTCCCTTCGTTGCCTCGGTTGCCCTGCATGTGGTGGGCCGGCTGTCCGACCAGACGATGCTCGCGCACGTGCGCGCCATGGGCGCGTTGTTGCACGACGGGCTCGAGGCCATGATGGAGCGGACGGACCGGATTCGTGCGATCCGTGGACGTGGGCTGATGCTCGGGATCGACGTGACCGAACCCGCCGGCGAAGTGATCGCGCGCGCGCGCGATGCGGGAATGCTCCTGGTCTCCGCGGGGGATCACACGATCCGGCTGCTGCCGCCCCTGGTCATCACGGCGGGCGACATCACGCGAGGGCTGGCGGTTCTGGAAACGGCGCTGGCAGGGTAG
- a CDS encoding arginine repressor (regulates arginine biosynthesis when complexed with arginine by binding at site that overlap the promotors of the arginine biosynthesis genes), which yields MSKRTRQQTIRELITSKVVASQEDLRVLLHEAGWDVTQSTLSRDLRELRIARLPTPDGPRYVTPEALGADTGDRTLVEEVLPQFFSSVDGVGELLVLKTIYGGAQPVAEAIDDAGWDEVIGTIGGENTILIVCRSHTAREAVAQRLRRIAEA from the coding sequence GTGTCAAAGCGCACTCGACAGCAGACCATTCGTGAGCTCATCACGAGCAAGGTCGTGGCGTCGCAGGAGGACCTCCGCGTCCTGCTGCATGAAGCCGGGTGGGACGTGACGCAATCCACCTTGTCACGTGACCTGAGAGAGCTTCGCATCGCGCGCCTGCCGACGCCCGACGGTCCGCGGTACGTCACACCGGAGGCGCTTGGCGCCGACACCGGCGATCGCACCCTGGTGGAAGAGGTCCTGCCGCAGTTTTTCTCCTCAGTTGATGGTGTGGGCGAACTCCTCGTGCTCAAGACCATCTATGGCGGGGCGCAGCCGGTCGCCGAGGCAATTGATGATGCCGGATGGGATGAAGTCATCGGCACGATCGGCGGAGAAAACACCATTCTCATCGTGTGCCGGTCGCATACCGCGCGCGAAGCCGTCGCGCAGCGCTTGCGCCGCATCGCCGAAGCCTAG